GCACGCGCCGAATTCGCCTGGAATCGGGCGAGTGATGCGCATATCCTGTGCCTCCTTTCGCTGACTGGCGCAATCCCTGGGCTCTACCGTGCGCTCACGCTCGATGTGTTGACGTAACAGCCGGTCATCGTGACCGCGCTGCCGGGAGCGGGTCGGCCGGCTCCGGCTCGTCCGCAACCACGGGGACGGGCCGAGCACCACCCCGGCGCCGCGCCGCGCGCCGGCGGCCGCGCTTCAGTTCCACCTCCAAGTCGTGGATGATGACCGTCGTGTCCACCTGGTAGTTGTTGCGCGGAGAGCGCACGAAGGTGCGTTCGATCATCGCCAGGTCGCGCGCGATGTCGCGCTCCATCTCCTCTTGGGAGGGGAGGGCGTACTCGCCGCTGAGGTAGGCGACGACCAGGCGGGCCTGCGCCTCGAACACCGGCACGAACGATGGTCCGATCGCCTGGAACGCACCGACGAAGCAGAGCGTGGGGTAGTCCGGCAGGAAGGCGCGCTTGTAGAGCCGGATCCAGTTCTCATCGGCCGCAAAGATCCGGCGGTCGAGGAACGGGAAGGTCGTGTGGTAGCCGGTGCAGTAGATGATGGCGTCGACGACCTCTTCGGTCCCATCGGCGAACGTCACCCGCTGGTCCTCGATCCGGGCCACGGCGGGCTTGACCATCAGGCGCCCATTGGCGATCCGGTCGTGGATCCCCTCGCAGATCGTCGGAATCGTCTCGCCGAAGCGGTGGTCGGGCTTGGGCAGGCCGTACCGGTCCGGAGGCCCGAGCAGCAGCCGGACGTAGAGCGAGACCATGGTATTGAGCAGCCGGGTGGGGGTGAACCGGTACACCCACCACGGGGGCGGGCTCAGCCACCTGTTGTAGGGCTTCCCCCGGATGAGGTGCGGCAGGATCCAGGCGCCGCGCCGCACCGAGAGGAGCGTGTGCTCGGCGGCGTGGCTGACATCGACCGCGATCTGGCTCCCGCTGTTGCCGAGCCCCACGACCATCACCCGCTTGCCGAGGAAGCGCTCGCGGTGCCGGTAGTCCTGCGAGTGCAGCGCCTCCCCGGTGAAGTCCCCGGCGTAGTCGGGGTAGCGCGGCTCGTGGTGGTGGCCGTTGGCGGCGACGACGGCGGCGTATCGGCGCGCCTCCCCGCCGTCGAGGGTGACGTCCCAGGTGCCGTCCGGGCGCGGCTCGACCCGCTCCACCCGGCGCCCGAGTTCGATGTGGTCGCGGAAGCCGAAGTGGTCGACATAGGCGTTCAAGTAGTCACAGACCTCGGCGCCGCTCGGAAAGTCGGCGTAGTGGTCCGGCATCGGGAAGTCATGGTAGGCGTAGGTGCCGCGCGGGCTGTTGGAGTTGAGCGTGCGCCAGGCACAGGTGATGCCCGGCCGCTCGGTGTAGGCCCAGATGCCGCCGACACTGTCCCGCTCGTCGATGCAGTCGAACGGGATCCCTGCCTGATGGAGGTACTTGGCCGTGGCCAGGCCGCTCACACCGGCCCCGATGACGCAGACCGGCAGCGTGCCGCGGGGAGCAAGGCGCTCCATCGTGACTGCTCCTTTCGTCGGATGTTCGTCCGTCACAGCGGATCGACTCTGAGGAGCAGGGTAGGGCCGCCCGTTGCTAAGTCACCAGACAAGAAACTGCCAAGTCGTTGCCAAGCGCAGCCGTGCTCGGTCTCCAGCCCGCCGCAAGCGGCTCGTGCGGCTGCGACCGCATCCGCGATGGGTGGTGCCAGGATCCTGCGCCGCGGCATGTGCCCGGGGGTAAACCCCCGGGCTGAGAAAGCAAAGCCCACTAAAGGGGCTGAGGACGCCGAGCCCGGCGGGAGGCCGAAGCGGATCTGCCTGCAGGTGCCATCACAGCCCCTTCAGTGGGCTTACCCAATATTCAGCCCGGGGGTTTACCCCCGGGCACGGGCCCGATAGTGGGCTCCTAACGCCGGCAGGTGATCGCTCTTCCCCCAGCCGGCTTGAGCCGGCTTTCATTGTCAGCCCGGGGGTTTACTCCCGGGCGCCTGCCACGGCACGGGAATCCTGCCACCGCCCATCGTAGGCACATGCCACTGCACGGGGATCGTTGTGCGGGTGATCGCGTGTTTCCGCGTCACCCTGAGCGCAGCGAAGGATCTCCGGCGCGTGAGCGTCCCAGCATGAGATCCTTTGCTGCGCTCAGGGTGACATGGCCCGCTCAGGACGACATGCCAGCGCGTCTATCCGCATTGGAATATCACTCGCGGCTGTCGCTCGCCCCGTAGAGTTCGCGCTGCCACAGGTAATCGACGATGCGGTCGACGCCGGTCGTCAGGTGGTAGCGGAAGGTGCTGAAGGGGAGGCCGAGGGCCTCGGCGGCCGCCTCCTGGGTTGCAGCCGGGACGATGTAGGTCCGTTGGACGGCGCGGTAGAGTCGCTCACCCCTCGGCAGGGCGCGGAGACGCTGCACGGCGTGGCGCATCAGTTCCTGAAGTGCCGCGACCGGGTCGTCCCCGCCGTGCTCGGCGACCAGCCGCGAGCGCAGCAGCGGGTTGTGCTCGAGCGCCTCCGGCTGGGTGTAGGCGCGGAGCGCCTGGCGGACCGCCTGCTCGAACTCGGGCTGCGACAGCACGATGAGCGGGGGTGGGGGCGCTGCCTCGACCTGCT
This genomic window from Sphaerobacter thermophilus DSM 20745 contains:
- a CDS encoding flavin-containing monooxygenase, producing the protein MERLAPRGTLPVCVIGAGVSGLATAKYLHQAGIPFDCIDERDSVGGIWAYTERPGITCAWRTLNSNSPRGTYAYHDFPMPDHYADFPSGAEVCDYLNAYVDHFGFRDHIELGRRVERVEPRPDGTWDVTLDGGEARRYAAVVAANGHHHEPRYPDYAGDFTGEALHSQDYRHRERFLGKRVMVVGLGNSGSQIAVDVSHAAEHTLLSVRRGAWILPHLIRGKPYNRWLSPPPWWVYRFTPTRLLNTMVSLYVRLLLGPPDRYGLPKPDHRFGETIPTICEGIHDRIANGRLMVKPAVARIEDQRVTFADGTEEVVDAIIYCTGYHTTFPFLDRRIFAADENWIRLYKRAFLPDYPTLCFVGAFQAIGPSFVPVFEAQARLVVAYLSGEYALPSQEEMERDIARDLAMIERTFVRSPRNNYQVDTTVIIHDLEVELKRGRRRAARRRGGARPVPVVADEPEPADPLPAARSR